The window ACCTCAAAATTATGGTTATATTTGAAGAATCAAAGATAATTCCAAATAAATGGTAATTTTACAACTAATGTTACTGATACGATGCAGATCGTATCGTTGTGTGGCGACGAGAGATCACCGGATAAAGGGTAGGTTCGTTCGCGGGATCTTCCCGTCGAGCAGCCTAGGGTTTCGGCCAACTAGGGTTGGACGAAAACGAAATTGCAAGAAATTAAAGACACGGAAAATTTAGGTAAATTCTGAAGTATTGATTATTGAGGTTTCAATGCACATAATCCCTATTTATAATTCTAAGGACCCTAGGTATGGTTCGACTCGATCATTCCAGGAAAGAACCATCAAGAAAATCCGAAACGGAGCTTATAATTTGCTCGACTCAATAGttccaaaaatagataatCCAACAATAATCTAGCTTCTTGGACTGCTGCGAAGATCTTCGCGGTTCCTCTCTTGCTCGCTGCTATCCTCCGGTGGTTCATCCGTCAGCTCTGGTGCGCCGTCGGGTTGGTGCACTGTTGTATCCATATCAACCCCTCCCCCGTTAAGGACCTCCTTGCCCTCAAGGAGCTTCGGAAAATGGCGTGCGATCACATCTCGAGGCTCCCACGTTGCTACTGCCTCTTCCTCGTCAGCCCATTTAACCAACACCTGCTCTATCGGATTACCATTCGTCAAAGCCGTGCGACTGTCCAGAATGCTCACCGGGCACACGGCAGAGCGGCTACCAACAAACTCACGCGGGAAATCAACATTCACATCCGACGATGCGCCCTCCACAAACGGGCGAAGCAAACTGACATGAAACACATCATGAATCTGGGACCCATGCGGCAGCTGCAGCTGATAAGCAACTTGGACAATCTTCTCTGTAACAACGAATGGGCCATAGTACCTCCGAGCTAGCTTTGCCGAAAGCGGTTTCGCCACCGAGTGCTGTCTATACTGCTGCAATTTAAGAAGAACCTTATCACCCACCTTAAAATGAACGTAATGTCTGTGCTTATTTGCATTATCACGCATCCGCTACTGTGCGCACTCCAAATTCCTTCTCAGCTCCACCAACAACGCCGACCTCTGTGCAATCAACTCCGCCACTGTCGGTTCGTCTCGGATTCGCCCAGCCGACGGCTATACCGCCACCAAGGCCGGAGGCTCGTGACCGTAAAGAGCTCGAAAAGGAGAGGTGCCAATACTCTCGTTGTGGAAGCAATTAAGGGCCAATTCCGCCCAAGGAAGAAAGTTCGCCCATTTGGTTGGGCGATCCGCGGTAAAAGCACGCAAATATTGCTCTAACCCCCTGTTTCGCACCTCCGTTTGGCCATCGGACTGAGGGTGGTACGCGGTCGAAAAGTGCAGCTTGGTACCACTCAAACGCAGCATGTCTTTCCACACATCGCCCAGAAAAATCGGATCGCGATCAGATACCAAGGTTTTGGGAAACCCATGGTGTTTTATCACTGTCTACACGAACAGGCGAGCGTCGCGGAAGGAATCAAAACGGGCAGGTAGCACGGCAAAGTGCGCGTATTTGGACAAATGATCGACCACAACCATGATGGTCGTATAGCCTTTCGAAAGAGGCAGTCCCACTATGAAATCCATCGAAATATCCTCCCAAACTTGTGTCGGGATGGGCAACAGTTGGAGGAGTCTCGCAGGCTTCTGCGTCGAATACTTTGTCGTCTGGCAGGTGAGACACGACGCTACAAAGGCCTTTCGCGCCGCATGTTCGGTCAATGGAAGAAAGCATTCAAGCGACGGAGCGTGCTCTCAAACCCCGGATGACCGACTTGAGGGGTACTATGATGTTCGTACAAGAGAGCTTCTCGCAGAGGAGAATCCTTAGCCACCACAATGCGGCGTTCCCAATATATCAACCCATCAGCCACTGAAAACTTGGGGTGTGCCGATCCATCATCAATCTGCTTCCTCAAATCGCACAATTCTGGCGCTGTAGCAGTTTCCTCTTTCAACAATTGTACAATGTCCGGCATAGGCTGGGCGAGAGCCGTCAATAAATCTGCATCTGCTGCTACATCCTCATCTCTGCGTGATAACGCATCAGCCACCCGGTTGGCAGCGCCGTGCTTCTACTCGATGGTAAACATGTAGCCCATCAACTTGCAGACATAAAGATGTTGTTCTGGTGTCTGCACGACCTGTTGCAAGAGCTCCCACAAGCTCTTCTAATCACTCCGGATAACGAACTCGCAGCCCAAAAGGTATTGCCGCCACTTCTAAACCACCTTAACTATCGCATAAAGCTCCTTGTGATAAGTGGAAGCACTTTTGCGCTGCGGTCCTAGTTTCTTACTGAAATAAGCAAGGGGATGCCCGTTTTGCATAAGGACGGCCCCAACCCCGAAATCAGATGCATCTGTCTCCAATAGAATGTTTGAGTAAAATCCAGAAGGTGGAGAAACGGAGCCGCCGTCATGGCACGCTTCAACTCCTCAAAACTCGCCGTCGCAGCAGGGGATTAAACAAATGAATCACGTTTAAGCAGGTCGGTGAGAGGAGCCGCAATAACCGCATAGTGGGCGATAAAACGCCGATAATAACTGGTGAGGCCCAGGAATCCATGGAGCTGTTTCACGGTGCCCAGCGTGGGCCAGGCGACCATCGCCTCAATCTTGGCAGGGTCGGCCTTGAGCTTGCCTTCGGTGATTAAGTGCCCCAAATAGTCAATCATTATGCTGCAGAATGAACACTTAGACAGTTTAACAAAGAAACGGTGGATCtccaaaattgataaaacctGGTCAAGATGGTAGCTGTGGGACTCCAACGTAGGGCTATAAACCAAGATATCGTCAAAAAAGACAATTACCGACTTCCCCAAAGGTGGCTGAAAAATACGGTTCATAGCTGATTGAAAAGTAAATGGTACATTCGTTAGTCGGAACAGCATGACCAAAAACTCGAAATGTACATCATAGGTGCGAAACGCCGTTTGTAAGTATCTGCGTCGTGCATGCTAATCTGGTGATACCCTGACCGGAGATCCATCTTAGTGAAGAAGCGAGCTGCACCTAATTCATCAAATAGCTCGTCTGCCTTCGGGATTGGAAAGTGATCCGGCACTGTAGCCTTGTTCAATGCCCTGCAATCAATACAGAACCGAAATGTTCCATCCTTTTTGCGCACCAACAAAACTAGGGAGGAAAAAGGGCTCTGACTGCGTTGAATAACACCCTGATCCAGCATCTCCTTAACCTGCTTCTCTATTTCAGTTTTCTGAAAATACGGATATCTGTACGGTCGCACGTTCACCGGCCTGGAGTTTGGCAAGAGGTGGATACGATGGTCTAATTGGCGCACCGGTGGCAGGCCATTGGGCAATTGGAACACCACTGCATGCTTGGAGAGGACGGCCTCGACCTCTGGCGGCAGATCGGCCGGAAAAACAATAGCGGTTTGTGAGGGCTCCGTCGAGACCTGGTCCATCGGGATCAACTCATACAGCTTTAAAGCGAAGCATGCGACACCAACGACGCAAAGGAGGTCTACGACAGTTGCGCCGGTGGCGGATTTGCCCCAGAAAGGACGATCAGCTTATCACCACGCACAAACTCCATTGATTTGGCAACATAATCCGTCGTCACCCGGCCTAATGATTCCAACCACTCCATACCCAAGATAACGTCAGGGCCATGCACATGCAGAACATGTAAATCAACAGAGAAAGGAGTATTTTGCATGACTAGGCTGGTTGCTTTACGCATGTGCGAACATAACAGAGATTCCCCATTTCCAACATAGACCCGAAACGGTCGTACTGCAGTGAGCGGCAGTCGAAGCCTCTCTGCAATCCGTGGATGTAGGAAATCGTGGGAGCTTCCAGTGTCCACCAAAACGGACACGGGTACAGATTCGATCATTCCCGAAAGCGTGAGGGACTTGGAAAGGCGTTGACAAACGTGGCCCGTCACCCATTTTTCGGGGCAGAAATAACAAAGGCCCAACCTCCTCCGGTTAGCTTTCTGGGCTGCCGACAGTCGAATAATCGGCGTGGATGCGGTGTCTTGGGAGCGCGGTGCAGAAAACACCGGTTTGGCACCCGAAGCCGGCGATGCCTGGCTGGTGGGGCCAGTAGGTGCTGAAGGCGCAGAAGGTTTGTTATCCCGTCACTGCCACTTACGGCGGGAGTAAGAGGATGGCGTTTGCATTAAGTCGGGCCTGCAGGACGCCAACTGTGTTGCCAGTGCGAAGGCCACGGCCAACGTCGCCAGGCGGTGGAGGAGGACCTCGTCCTGGATCGGTTGTTTCAGCCCGGCAACATACAAATCAAGTAGCACGTGATCAGGAACACCAACAACTTTAGTTTGCAATTTCTCAAAAGCTAACTGATAGTCAGAAACTGTACATGTTTGTTGTAGTTTCTTGAGAAGTCCCACATGGCTGATGTAGCATTGTGGATCAAAGCGGCGTCGTACGTCGTCCAAGAATTCGGACCAGGTCACAAAGGCATTGCTATCGCAATAGTTCCAGATCCAGTCCGCAACATTCGGCTCAAAAAGCATGATCACATAGTGGAGGCGCTGTGCCTCGGGTGTACCAacatgatcaaaataaaactgcaCACCCCAAATCCAATTGTTGACCTCCGTTCGGTCAAACCGCGGTGGCTCCATCTTAACCTTGGGTCGCCTCTGATCAACATCGAGGGATCCGGCTGATTGCGTCGGACGTGGTGGCCCCCAACAAGACGTTGCGCTCACCATCCGTGTTCTCGGTAACTGAATGCAATCCACTGGCCGACGTGAAGGTTGGTCCTGCAGCCAAGGTTGCGATGACGGCTGAGAAACCCTAACAGTAGTCGGAACCGCGCTCGCAGCATCCGTAAACCTGAACTGTGGGAAAGTAGTCGGCGGAGACAGCCTTAGGGTTTGGAGAAACCTGAAGAGAAAGGCGGAAGAGATATGTCCCCAATGTGCGGCCCCACGATAGAGTGGGTGTGTAAGTAAATATCGGCACGGTATCAGTAGACTGCGTCGAATAGGGTCTGGAGAAAGGCGGCGCCGCCGACGGACGAATCATGGTTGACGTGTCCCCGAATCTCAAGTCTGGCCCGTCCATCCGTGTCGTCAATTCACTAATCACGGCGGTTAGTTGCTCCAGTTGGGAAGAGAGCGCAGTTATATACGGGTCCGGAGTCACCCCTGACATCGGTGGAACTGTGGTGGCGCCGATCGCCTCCGTATGTCCAATACCTGAATCGTTCACAACCATCTTCGAAGAAGACACGGCAGAAGGAAGAGAACAGGTGAAAGCAACAGATGATACGATGCAGATCGTATCGTTGTGTGGCGACGAGAGATCGCCGGA is drawn from Salvia hispanica cultivar TCC Black 2014 chromosome 6, UniMelb_Shisp_WGS_1.0, whole genome shotgun sequence and contains these coding sequences:
- the LOC125195295 gene encoding uncharacterized protein LOC125195295, producing the protein MDQVSTEPSQTAIVFPADLPPEVEAVLSKHAVVFQLPNGLPPVRQLDHRIHLLPNSRPVNVRPYRYPYFQKTEIEKQVKEMLDQGVIQRSQSPFSSLVLLVRKKDGTFRFCIDCRALNKATVPDHFPIPKADELFDELGAARFFTKMDLRSGYHQISMHDADTYKRRFAPMIIMIDYLGHLITEGKLKADPAKIEAMVAWPTLGTVKQLHGFLGLTSYYRRFIAHYAVIAAPLTDLLKHASDFGVGAVLMQNGHPLAYFSKKLGPQRKSASTYHKELYAIVKKHGAANRVADALSRRDEDVAADADLLTALAQPMPDIVQLLKEETATAPELCDLRKQIDDGSAHPKFSVADGLIYWERRIVVAKDSPLREALLYEHHSTPQVGHPGFESTLRRLNAFFH